In Arachis stenosperma cultivar V10309 chromosome 1, arast.V10309.gnm1.PFL2, whole genome shotgun sequence, one DNA window encodes the following:
- the LOC130933372 gene encoding uncharacterized protein LOC130933372, with product MDPDVTEVADALANNMPFGEPSFMRVLDLEAMHVPEFPEYMTAEVPIVADGEFAVGMEFSSREAVIKAIKEYTIRRSVDYRVYESEPLTFYAKCTQYGSGATISQDHSKLDSITIAEAIKPLVEADPSLKVKSVIAEVQSKFNYTVSYRKAWLAKQRAVEKIFGGWEASYEALPIWFEAMCHKEPSAVVHFETMPAYQGDDLVGHIRVLHRVFWSYYPCIRAFRHCKPVVQVDGTHLYEKYKGCLLVAVSQDGNNNIVPIAFAIVEGETSDAWHFFLSNLRQHVVTRDGVGLISDRHESINAAVERSNGAWSPPRAFHMFCIRHIESNFLWKFKAPYLQKLVVNIGYSRTVREYEVRYQRLRERGEAYTNWLNRIPREQYTLAFDGGYRWGHMTTNLVECINLVLKGARNLPITALVKATFYRLNELFTRKIAEAEARINAGHVFSEVVTSKLHANQLASGNIQVSCFDRQNEVFEVREMPNGLEFAVDLRGLRCDCGEFQVDRIPCRHVFACCANQRLDWKLYVHDVYKMNQVRRVYRARFRPLGNPTTWPAYNGPRYVPNPYLRRVSKGRPRMTRFLNEMDTRMLCRPRRCTLCGAEGHSRSRCRQSAGRTADGDAQ from the exons ATGGATCCAGATGTGACAGAGGTGGCAGATGCACTCGCAAACAATATGCCGTTTGGGGAGCCTTCATTCATGCGAGTTCTGGACTTGGAAGCCATGCATGTTCCGGAGTTTCCGGAATATATGACTGCAG AAGTTCCTATTGTCGCAGATGGTGAATTTGCTGTTGGGATGGAGTTTAGTTCCCGGGAAGCTGTTATTAAGGCAATAAAAGAGTATACCATACGACGAAGCGTAGACTACCGGGTGTATGAGTCTGAGCCTTTGACATTTTATGCCAAGTGTACACAGTATGGATCAGG AGCCACCATTTCACAGGATCATTCGAAGCTGGACTCCATCACAATTGCAGAAGCAATAAAGCCATTGGTTGAGGCTGACCCCTCCTTAAAGGTAAAATCGGTTATAGCAGAAGTGCAATCGAAGTTCAACTATACTGTTAGTTATCGGAAAGCATGGTTGGCTAAGCAAAGGGCagtagaaaaaatatttggaggtTGGGAGGCATCGTACGAAGCGTTGCCTATATGGTTTGAGGCCATGTGTCATAAGGAGCCATCAGCTGTTGTCCATTTTGAGACTATGCCTGCATACCAAGGCGATGACTTAGTTGGTCATATTCGGGTACTGCATAGAGTATTTTGGAGTTATTACCCCTGTATCAGGGCATTTAGACATTGTAAGCCAGTTGTCCAGGTGGACGGGACTCACTTGTACGAAAAGTATAAGGGTTGTCTCCTAGTCGCAGTTTCACAGGATGGCAACAACAATATTGTCCCAATTGCGTTTGCTATTGTCGAGGGAGAGACTTCTGATGCATGGCACTTTTTCCTTAGTAACTTGCGTCAACATGTTGTCACTCGGGATGGTGTGGGACTAATATCCGACCGACACGAATCCATCAATGCAGCTGTGGAACGGAGTAACGGAGCCTGGTCACCTCCTAGAGCTTTTCATATGTTCTGCATCAGGCATATAGAGTCGAATTTTCTGTGGAAATTCAAGGCACCGTACCTCCAAAAATTGGTCGTCAACATAG GATATTCCAGGACGGTGCGGGAGTATGAAGTGCGTTACCAGCGATTACGGGAACGGGGGGAAGCGTATACCAACTGGTTAAACCGAATTCCTCGCGAACAGTACACATTGGCATTTGATGGTGGATACCGATGGGGTCACATGACAACGAATCTAGTGGAATGCATCAATTTAGTGTTGAAGGGTGCACGCAATCTTCCTATTACTGCTCTTGTCAAGGCAACATTCTACAGGCTAAACGAGCTTTTCACCAGAAAAATAGCAGAGGCAGAAGCGCGGATTAATGCTGGCCATGTGTTCTCCGAAGTCGTGACCTCGAAGTTGCATGCAAACCAACTTGCATCAGGAAACATACAGGTCAGTTGCTTTGACCGGCAGAATGAGGTCTTCGAGGTGCGTGAGATGCCAAACGGACTGGAGTTTGCAGTCGATCTACGCGGCCTTCGATGTGACTGTGGTGAGTTCCAGGTGGACCGGATCCCCTGCAGACATGTGTTCGCATGTTGCGCAAACCAGCGACTGGATTGGAAACTATATGTGCATGATGTGTATAAGATGAACCAAGTTCGGCGGGTGTACCGAGCAAGATTTAGGCCACTAGGTAACCCGACGACATGGCCTGCGTACAACGGTCCTCGCTACGTACCGAATCCGTATCTGAGACGTGTCTCGAAAGGGCGCCCCAGGATGACGCGCttcttgaatgagatggacacGCGAATGTTATGTCGTCCTAGGCGATGTACGCTATGTGGAGCTGAGGGACACAGTCGTAGTAGATGCCGTCAGTCAGCTGGTAGAACTGCCGACGGAGATGCTCAGTAG